GATATTTTTCCCACTGTTTTGTTGCGTAATAACATATTTTCATTTCTTCCTGTTTTTATTACTCGATAAATAATTTTTTGTAAACAGAAAAAACTCATCACGTCACACTTTTGCAAACTGAAATTGTTCGCGTTTTTGTTTAAGACATTCTTAAAGAAGGTTGTTTATAAAGTTCCAGTGCGCTTTTTTTACGGGCATAACTGAAAGTCGATTTCCACGCATTAGTAGCTGAAACCCTTGTAGTTCCTTGTCCTGGAACTGTTTGAGAAATGTTAGCGGCAGTTCTCTGGCAAACTTTCGTTTAAATTTTACGTCGACCATAAACCAGCGTGGATTTTCGGAATCCGATTTTGCATCGAAATGTTTGTCCATTGGATCGAACGCCGTGTGATCGGGATATCCTTCACCAACAACGATTACGGTTCCGACGATAGCGGGTTGATCGCAGTTGGAATGATAAAAAAAGGCGAGATCACCTTTCTTCATTTGATCGCGCATCATGTTTCGCGCCTGGTAATTGCGCACGCCGTCCCAGTGATTTGTTTTCCCGGGGGAGTTCGCCAGGTCATCAATCCCGAATTCTCCAGGCTCCGATTTGAACAGCCAGTAATTCATCAGCTTTCCTTCGCTTTCATTTTTGGTTTGCCGCAGCGCTCGAAGTGTAAAAAGCGGTTTCGGTTGCCACGGCGCTTAGCGAGACGTCCCATTCCCGTGGTTCCAGCTCAGTTACCCGCTGAAAATCGTACGCGAGTCCGATCAAGCGTGGCTTTATCCGGTTTTTGCGATGCCGCAGGAACGAGAAACAACGATCATAATAGCCGGCCCCCACGCCGATCCGGTGCAACGAGTGGTCAAAGGCCACCAGTGGTGTCAGCACCAGGTCCAGTTGATCGGTAGCAACGTAACGGCGGTCTTCACGAGCGGGTTCCGGAATGCCGTAGTGGTTGACCAACAGACGCTGCCCGGGCTTGTAGACCGCAAATCTCATATTTTTCCCGCGGTCGACCAATACCGGCACGCACACGGTTTTGCCTGCGTCGATTGCCATGGAAATCAATGACCCGGTGTCCACTTCGCCGTCAAATGGAAGATAAGCCGCTATTTTTATGGCTTGGCGAAACAAATCCTGGCTGCTCAGCCGAGCGGTGATGGCTTGTGCGGCGGCGGATTGTTCCGCCCGCGGGAGTGATCTGCGCAGGCCGCGCATTTTCTTGCGGAGTTCAGATCGCCGGTTATCAGTCACCATGGATTCGCGAAAAAAACGCACCCCGCCTGAGCCGTCACAAACCATTGCTCTCGAACCAGAGCAAAAAGTGGGACTGGCCGTGGTGTCGCAGGCTTTCCGCAATAGGCGGCCATGCTCAAAAACACCGACAGTACCTGGTCCCAGGATTGAGTAATTAGGGTCGAGAGGTATCCCGGTCCGTGTCGAACCCCGCAGGGTGCGCCCTGAACATCAGTATACATAGAAGGACCAGCTTGAAAAGCGCCGGGATCACAAATCCATTTGCTGGCCCTTTTGCAGGGCCGTTTCGACGCGCTCTGTCAGGTTTCGCAGCCTGATGCTTACAGTTTCGTCAATCGTTGTGCCTGCGCTTTGCGCCATCAGAAAGTCGTTGGTGATATTTAACGCGGCCATGACGGCGATACGGTCCAGACCCATGACCTTGCCGCTATCCTTGATTTCACGCATTTTGTTGTTTAGCAATTCCGCGGCATCGAGCAACGCAGCGCGCTCGTCGACCGGGCAGGAAACCTGGTATTCCTTTTCCAGGATGCGCACGTTTACCCTGGCAAATGTGTCACTCATCAGCTTTGCTCCATCGCTTTAAGGCGAGTGATCATGGATTCGACACGCGATCGTACCTGCTCGTTCTTCTGAACCAGGCTGGCCCGTTCGTTGATCAGGTTGTCCTGACGTTCGCGCAGGGAGCGGTTTTCGTCCTTTAGCTGGCTGGTTATGACCACCAGCTCGTCAAGGCGCTTTTCCAGCTTGCGAAGCTCATTTTCGAATAGTTTTAACGAGTCGTTTCTAGACATGGTGCAAATATAGAACCGCCGCATAGGCGCGGTCAATCTGAATGCTTGCCAAAAGCTTGCCGAAGGCGCCAAAACAGACCCCGAATTGCCGGCGATTTTTTGGTATTGGACCGCAGATGCCTGATAATCGGTATCTTGGACAGGATCATGAGCATGCCTGACTTTCACACGCTAAACGATGCCCTGGAAAACGCCGATGCATGCTGTGGAGCAGCCGAGGCGCCCGGTATGTTGTGCGGGATTTTGTGCGCCGAGGCGCAACAGTCTGGAACTCGCTGGCTTGCCGAGATTTTCCCGGCTAACGGGCAACAGGCGCAGCCGGGAGATTGCCGCGAGCCCCTGGGCGAGTTGTTCGCGCAGACCTATCGCGGGCTCGAAGAGGGGCAAATGGAATTCATGCCACTGTTGCCGGGGGATGGCGAAGCCCTGGACCAGCGAACGGACAGCCTGGGCAAGTGGTGTCAGGGGTTCTTGAGCGGGCTTGGTCTGGGTGGTCTGGGCGATACGCAGGACCGGCTGCCTGAGAGCGTCAGCGAAGTGATGACCGATCTCGCGCAGATCGCGAAGGCGATCAACGGCGGGGGCGATGCGGAAGAAGGGGAGGCTGCATTCACCGAGGTACTCGAGTATCTTCGGGTAAGCGTTCAACTCATCTACGAAGAGCTCGCCGGCCTGCGTGGCCCCGTGGGTGAACGGCCCGTGACACATTAGAACAGGGTGAAAGGTTCCAGGGAATGACGCCAACAGAATTTGCACGCCGCCGCCGGCAGTTGATGCGGATGATCGGCAGCGGCGGGATTGCGATCCTGCCGGCGGCGCCGGAGAAGATTCGCAACCGCGACACCACATATCCATTTCGCCAGGATAGCGATTTTATTTACCTGACCGGCTTTGACGAGCCGGATGCGGTTGCGGTACTGATACCCGGGCGCGCGCATGCCGAATACATCCTTTTTTGCCGTGAGCGGGACCCATCGCGGGAGACCTGGGACGGGCCAAGAGCAGGTCCTGAGGGCGCGCAGGCCGACCACGGCGCCGATGACGCGTTTCCGATATCGGATATCGATGAGATTCTTCCCGGCCTGATGGAACACTGCGAGCGTGTTTATTACACGATGGGCGCACACCCGGATTTTGATACGCAGGTTATGGGCTGGTTCGACGGCTTGCGCAATCGCGGGCAAAGCGACGGGCTGATACCGCGGGAATTCGTCGCGCTCGATCATCTGTTGCACGATATGCGCCTTTACAAGAGTCGCCGCGAAATCAGCGCATTGCGCAAGGCCGCGCGCATCGCCGCCGCCGCCCACAAAAAACTGATGGCAGCGTGCAGGCCCGGGATCATGGAATACGAACTCGAGGCAGAACTGCTCCACGAGTTCAAGCGGAACGGATGCGAAACGGCTTATCAGCCCATCGTCGGATCCGGGCCAAACAGCTGCGTTCTTCATTATGTGAAAAATAACCGCCGCATGGAGGACGGGGAAATGCTGCTGGTGGACGCCGGCTGCGAGTATCGCGGTTATGCGTCGGACGTTACTCGCAGCATGCCTGTCAATGGCCGCTTTTCGATCGAGCAGAAGGCGGTCTACCAGATAGTCCTGGACGCGCAAAAGGCCGCGATCGAAAAAGTCTCACCGCGCTGTCACTGGAACGAACCGCATGACGCAGCAATCAAAACCATCACCCGCGGCCTGGTAAAGCTGGGCCTGTTGAAGGGGCGTGTACCCTCGCTGATCAAATCCGCTGCCTACAAGAAATTTTTCATGCACCGCACCGGCCATTGGCTGGGAATGGATGTCCACGACGTTGGCGATTATCGCGTCGGTGAAGAGTGGCGTCACCTGGAGCCCGGGATGGTCATGACCGTGGAGCCCGGAATTTATATCCCGCCCGGGACCAAGGGGGTCGCCAGGAAGTGGTGGGGGATCGGCGTGCGTATCGAAGACGATGTCCTGATAACCAAGGACGGTTGCGAAGTCCTGAGCCGCGATGTGCCCAGGGAAATTGCCGACATCGAGGCCTTGATGAGCGGCGGGATCTGAGCACGGGTCATGCAAATTGAGCAGACAGAATTTGATGTCATTATTGTCGGCGGCGGCATGGTCGGTGCATCGCTGGCGGTCGCACTGGCGCCGTTGCCGTTGCGGATTGCAGTGATCGAAGCATTCGATCCGCGACAACGCGGTGTTTCCCAGCCCAGCTATGACGATCGCTCGACCGCAATAGCGAATGGATCGCAGCAAATACTCGAGACCATCGGTGTCTGGGCGGGCATGGCTCAGGATGCGACCGCGATTACCGATATACACATTTCCGATCGCGGTCATTTTGGTATCGGCCGCATCAGCGCCGCGGAAGAAAAGGTCCCGGCTTTGGGATATGTCGTTCCCAACCGTGCGCTGGGCCGGTCGTTGTGGGCGGCGCTCGAGTCTTTTGACAACATCCGGGTGTTCTGCCCGGCGCGTCTGGAGTCGCTGGTCAACGAAGGTGATTCGGTTCAGGTTGCGCTCATCGAAGAAGACGGCAAGACCATCCAACTGCAGGGGCGGCTGGTCGCCGCCGCCGATGGCGCACAATCGGTGGTTAGAAAAATACTCGGCATCGATGCCACTGTCTGGGACTATGACCAGACTGCGATCATCAGTAACGTGACCACGGAAAAGCCGCATCGAAATGTCGCCTACGAACGGTTTACGGCGCATGGGCCGATGGCGGTGTTGCCGATGACCGAAGGCCGCAGCGCGCTGGTATGGACCGTACCGAGCGAGCAGGCTGAGGAAATCCTGCAACTGAGCGACCGGCAGATTCTCGACCGCCTGCAGGAACTGTTTGGCTATCGTCTCGGGCACTGGCAAAAAATCGGCGCGCGGGTCTCCTATCCGCTGAGCATGAGCAAGGCAAAAGAGCAGACCCGGCACCGGGTGGCGATTATCGGCAACGCGGCCCATGGTCTGCACCCGATCGCCGGGCAGGGATTCAATCTCAGCTTGCGGGATGTCGCGGTCCTGGCCGAGGTGATCGCGGGTGCGGACGACCCCGGTGGCCCGCAGGCACTCGAAAAATATCGCCGCTTGCGCGCGGGCGACCAGGCCAGAGTCATGAGTTTCACCGATGCGCTGGTCAGGGTGTTCGGTAACCCGCTGACCTCTGTCCAGCTCGTACGCAACCTCGCGCTGCTCATGTTTGATTTGTTGCCCGGTGGCAAAAGCCTTTTGGCCAGGCATACCATGGGCCGCGGCGGCGATCTGCCCAGGTTGGCGCGGGGTGTCCCGTTGCTATGAAAACGCCCACGGTCTGCATTGTTGGCGGTGGCATGGTCGGTTGCGCGCTGGCCGCGTTGCTTGGCCGCGATCAGCGCTACCCAGGCACCGTGGTGTTGCTCGAAGCCGGCGATCCGCCGGTGCTAAACGACGACTACGATCTTCGCGTCGTCGCGCTTGCCACCACTTCTCAGCGCGTACTGGAAGCCGCCGGGGCCTGGCGAGAGATCGCCGCGACGCGCATTTCACCCTATCGCGAGATGCAAGTCTGGGATGCCGGCTCGAAGCCGGGGTTCCCCGGTTCGGTGCATTTTTCCGCCGCCGAAGTGGGCGCGGCAGCGCTTGGCCACATCGTCGAGAATCAGTTGATTCGCCACGCCTTATGGCAGTCGCTGGCTGGCATGGAGCGGGTCATTGTTCGTTCGAACTGCCGGGTCGGCGATCTGCGGCTGGGCGATGAGACAGCCAGATTGGTGTTGGCTGACGGGGAAGTGATGGATTGCACATTGGTGGTGGCCGCTGACGGCGCTTCGTCGCCGATCCGCGAAATGGCGGAAATCGAAACCACCGGCTGGTCTTACCGGCAAAAGGCGGTCGTTACCCACGTGCAAAGCCAGCTCCCGCATCGGGAAACGGCCTGGCAACGATTCCTGCCATCCGGTCCGCTGGCTTTTTTGCCGCTGGCAGATGGGCGCAGTTCCGTGGTTTGGTCGAATACGGTTGACGGCGCCGATCGGCTGCTCGGGTTGAACGACCGGCAATTTCTTGGCGAACTCGAGGTCGCCAGTGACGGAACTTTGGGCCGGATGCTGGCCTGCGGTAAGCGGGCCGCGTTCCCGCTGCGTTTGCTCCATGCACGAAACTATTGCCGGCAGAGGCTGGTATTGATCGGCGACGCGGCGCACGCGATTCATCCGCTGGCCGGACAGGGCGCCAACCTGGGATTCCTCGATGCGGCGGCGCTCCACGAAACATTGGTCAAGGCGTTGCAGGCCGGGGAGGATCCCGGGGACCGTTCGGTTTTGCGCCGCTACGAGCGCTGGCGTAAGAGCGACAACCTGGCCATGCTGGCGGCGATGGATGGTATCAAGCGACTGTTTGGCAACGATCTGCCATCGCTGGCGCGGATTCGCAGTCTTGGGTTGAGCCTGGTCAACGCCTTGCCACCGGCCCGCAAGGCCTTTGTCCGGCGGGCGATGGGAATGAGCGGAGATCTGCCGGAGTTGCTCACCAGGCCGGCACATTCCGGGCGCGGATTAGGCGAGGAGATTCGATGAGCGCGGGTCGTTTCCGGTTGCGCGCGGCCGAGCGGAAAGATGCTTCGTTGATCCTCGCTTTTATCAAGGAACTGGCCGATTACGAGGAACTGGGCGACCAGGTAAGCGCCACCGAGGAAAAACTGGTGGCCAGTCTGTTTGCCGAGCCAGCTTTTGCCGAAGTGCTGATTGCCGAGGCGGTTGCGGATAAAGGCACCATGGAGGCGGCTGGCTTCGCATTGTATTTCTACAATTACTCGACCTTTCTCGGCCAGCCCGGCATCTTCCTCGAGGATTTGTTTGTTCGCCCGGCGTTTCGCGGCCTCGGGATCGGCATCGGCCTGTTGCGCGAGCTGGCGAAAAAAACCATCGAAGAAAATTGTGGGCGTCTGGAATGGATGGTGCTTGACTGGAACGAACCCGCCATTGATTTTTATCATTCCATCGGCGCGCGGCGGGTGGATGGATTCGTGCCCTACCGGCTTAGCGGAGACGCCTTGCAAAGGCTGGCGCAAAGCGGGCAAGATGGATAAAGGAGCAACAGCATGCCGCACGCCGAACTGGAAAAACTACTCGATGAGTTGCAGCAGGAGCTGGCCGAGGGGAGCAGCCTGGATGACGATGCGAAGGCTCAGCTGGCAGAGTTGCATGCCAGCATTGGCCATCTATTGGCCGAAGGCGCGCAGGAAACGCCGGCCAACCTGGCCGAGACGGTTAGCGGAAATATCGATCGCTTTGAAACCAGCCATCCCGCGCTGACGATGGTACTCGGTAGGATTGCCGATATTCTCAACAAGCTCGGTATCTGATCAGGCTCCTAGCGCGTCTATTTTTGCCGCGCAAATAAAATCATTCTCAGAAAGGCCGTCGATCGAGTGGGTCGTGTAGCGTACCAGGCAATGGCCATAGCCGAGTTCGAGGTCCGGGTGGTGGTTTTCCGCATTGGCGATCCAGGCCACGGCATTGGCAAAGCTCATGGTCTGGTAAAAGCCGCCAAAGGAATAATCGCGGCGGATTTCCTTGCCATCGGCTGACAACGCCCAGCCATCCTCAAGTTGCCCGACCATCGCGGTCGCGGCCTCATGCGACAGCGGTTCCACCCCGCCTTCACAGGGCTTGCAGTGCCTGTTTTGCAGCTTATTGTCCATGTTTTTCCGAGTAGTGACTGCGAATATAGTCGGCTACCAGTCCCTTGAATTCCCCGGCGATATTATCGCCTTTAAGCGTAACCGTTTTCTTACCGTCTTCGTATACCGGCGCCACCGCTTTTTCGCCGCTGCCCGGCAAGCTGATGCCGATGTTGGCGTGTTTGCTTTCGCCAGGGCCGTTAACGACGCAGCCCATCACCGCGACGCTCATGTTTTCTACGCCAGGGTAACGTTCCCGCCATTCGGGCATGCGTTGCCGGATATCGGCCTGGATTTCCTGGGCCAGTTCCTGGAAAATCGTGCTGGTGGTGCGTCCGCAACCCGGGCAGGCGATGACCACCGGCGAGAACGCGCGCAGGCCCATGCTTTGCAGTATTTCTTGTGCGACCTGGACTTCCCGGGCGCGCGAAGCGCCCGGTTCCGGCGTCAGCGAAATACGTATGGTGTCGCCGATGCCTTGTTGCAGCAGCACGCCCAGCGCGGCGGTCGAGGCAACTATGCCCTTGCTGCCCATGCCTGCCTCGGTCAGGCCCAGGTGCAACGGATAGTCGCAACGTCCCGCCAGGTCCTGGTAAACCGCGATCAAGTCCTGAACGCCCGACATCTTGCAAGACAGGATAATCTGTTCGTGCCCCAGGCCGATCTCCTCGGCACGGCTGGCGCTGCGCAGGGCGGATTGCTGCATGGCCTCCAGCACGACCCGGCGCGCATCCAGCGGCTCGCGGCGGGCCGAGTTTTCGTCCATCAGCGAGGTCAGCAAATCCTGATCCAGGCTGCCCCAGTTGACGCCGATGCGCACCGCTTTGTTTTTCTTGCAGGCGACTTCGATCATCTCGGTGAACTGGGGGTCGCGCTTTTTGCCGCGGCCGACGTTGCCGGGGTTGATGCGGAACTTGGCGAGCGCATCGCCGCAGGCGCCGACTTCGCGCAGCAGCTTGTGGCCGTTGAAGTGAAAATCGCCGATCAGCGGCGTATCGCAATCGAGTTGATCCAGGCGCTCGCGAATCTCCGGCACGGCTTTGGCTGCCTCGATATTGTTGACGGTGATTCGTACCAACTCGGAACCGGCCTGGGCCAGTTCAAGAACCTGGCTGACCGTCGCCTCGATATCGGTGGTATCGGTATTGGTCATGGACTGGACCACGATCGGCGCGTCACCGCCGATGCTTATTCCGCCGACCCGGCAAACCGTGGATTTTCTACGATCGATACTCATGCTATGGCTTTCATTGCTTTAGCGAGTTTCGGCCAAAGCGGTTTTTCTCCGCCGTTATCCAGGCGTCGATCTGGCTTTCCAGCACATCGAGCGGTACCGCGCCCTTTTCGAGCACCGCGTTGTGGAAGCGCTTGATATCAAAATCTTCACCCAGCGCATCCTGGCTTTGCCGGCGCAGTTGTTTGATTTTCAGCTCGCCGATCTTGTAGGCCAGGGCCTGACCGGGCATGACGATATAGCGATCTATCTCGTTGACGATGTCGAACTCGGTTTTCGCCGCATTGTCCTTGAAAAAAGTTATCGCTTTTTGCCGGCTCCAATGCTTCGCATGCATGCCGGTATCGACGACCAGGCGTACGGCACGCCACATTTCATAGGTGAGCTGACCGAACTCGGAATAGGGGTCCGCGTACAGCCCAAGGTCTCCGCCCAGGCTTTCGCTGTACAGGCCCCAGCCCTCGATGAAGGCGGTAAATCCACTATAGCGCCTGAACGCGGGCAGCTCGCCCAACTCTTGCGCGAGCGCGATCTGGAGGTGATGGCCGGGTACCGCTTCGTGCACGCTCAATACTTCCATTTCGTATTTCGGCCGAACTTCCGGGCGGTACAGGTTGACAAAATATGTGCCCGGCCGGCTGCCATCGGCGGCCGGCCGCGAGTAATACGCGGTCGTGGTGTCAGGCGCGATCGCGGCAGGAATTGCTTTGACCACGTAAGGCGCTTTTGGCAACCGGCCAAACAACCGTGGCACCTCCGGATCGATCCGTTTGGTGATCGCAATGTACCCGGCCAGCAGTTCGTCCGAACTGTCATAGTAAAATTGCGGATCTGTGCGCAAAAATTTAAGAAAATCGTCAAAACTGCCGCTAAAATTCAAGTTCTTGATGATTTCCATCATTTTGCCGCGAATTCTGGCGACTTCCCGCAGGCCGATTTCATGGATTTCATCGGCGCTTAAGGATGTGGTTGTGTAGTGCTCGACCCGGAATTGGTAAAAGGCCTCGCCATCGGGCTGTGCATCTGCGCCGACCTGGTCGCGGGTCACGGGCAGGTAGTCATGGTCGATGAATTTAGCCAGGCGCTTGAAACTCGGCAGGACTGCGCGCGCGATCGCCTTGCGCGCCCGGGCTTTCAGCTTGCCCTGGCGGTGCTCGGATATGCTCTCGGGCATATCGTTGAAGGGTGCGAAAAACGAGCTGGCGAACGGATCGTCAACGAGCTGGGCGGTGATCTGCGCCGGTAAACGCTGCATGATGATGGTCGGGTGGACCCGGCCCTCCTTGATCCCCCGTCGCATCAGCTTGATGGTCTGGTCCATGTAAACATCAAAGGACTGCAGACGGGCTATCCAGTCTTCATAAGCCCTTGCATTATCGAATTTCAGGCGGTCGGCGAGCTGATCCGCGGTCTGGATACCGCCACGTTGATTTAACGGCAGCAGGAATTGTCTGAACCGGTAGGCTTTGACCTGGTCCTGCGTCTGGCGCATGAACAGGTCATAGTTGATCCGGTCCGTCTCAGACAGCGCCGAACGGTCGATCTGCCTGATCCTGGCCAGGTCGCGCCGGTCCTCGGCGTGAGAAACAGCGATGGCGCCGAGGCTGCGATCGGGCCATTGCCGGTTATAACGCAGATCGCCAAAGCTGGATGCGACGGTGGGGTTTTCGCGCAGCGTCCGTTCCCAGGATTCCGCAAACAATTGATGCAGATCGGAGCTTGCATCGGCTTTGACCCAGCCCGGCTGGCCGGCCAGCATGAAGGCAGCGGTGGCGATCATGAAAACTTTGCCTGCGATCACGTAAATCTCCTGTCCTGGTGCGCGGATGGCTATTCTCGCCGCTAGCGGATGCGATCGGCAAGTCCGGATCGATTACAATCGACGGGGCGATGGGCTATTATTCTCAGCCCGATTCAAAGTATCCGCTGGAGAGAACCCGACAGGGTCGCCGAAGGCGCAACTTGCCCGGAAACGCTCAGGCACACGGACAGTGGGTACGTATCGGCTCTGGAGAGCGGCCGCGATGCGGTCCACCGAAGGGGTGCGGCCAGGATTTTCCCGGCCCGATCTCTCAGGTCTAAGGACAGAGGGGCGGCAGATTTATGGTCTGCCGCCTTTTTTTATTGCCAGGGCTACGAGAGGAGTGGCATGCCAGACCAGACCCCATTATACGACGCACATGTCGCTCTCGGCGCCCGGATCGTCGATTTCGGCGGCTGGAACATGCCGGTCAATTATGGCTCGCAGATCGAAGAACACCACGCGGTGCGCAACGATGCGGGTATGTTCGACGTGTCGCACATGACGGTCGTCGATCTGCAAGGCGCGGCGGTGCGTCCTTTCCTGTCCCGGCTGTTGGCCAATGACGTCGGCAAATTACGCGAGCCGGGCAAGGCCCTGTATTCGTGCATGCTGAATCACGATGGTGGCGTGATCGACGACCTGATCGTGTATTACCTGGCCGAGGACTGGTTCCGGATGGTGGTCAACGCGGCTACCCGCGACAAAGACCTGGCCTGGATCATGGCACAGGCGTCCGCTGACGGGCCGACGGTCAGCGAGCGCGACGACCTGGCCATGATCGCGGTCCAGGGGCCAAACGCGCGGCAAAAAGCGGCGGGGGTGCTGCCACCGGAACAGGCGGCGGCGGCGCTGGCGCTGAAACCCTTCAGCGCAGCCGGGATCGGTGAGTTGTTTATCGCACGGACCGGTTATACCGGTGAGGACGGTTGGGAGATCATGCTGCCGGCGGCTGCCGCGGCCGAATTCTGGGGCAGGCTGAACCAGGCTGGCATCCATCCTTGTGGTCTGGGCGCCAGGGATACATTGCGTCTGGAAGCCGGCATGAACCTTTATGGAAACGACATGGACGAGAGTACGACACCTCTGGAATCTGCGTTGTCCTGGACGGTCGCGTTCGAGCCGCGAGACCGTGATTTTATCGGTCGCGCCGCGTTGGAAAAACAGCAAGCCGAAGGCGTGGACCGGAAGCTGGTTGGCCTGCTGCTCGAAGGCAGGGGGGTACTCCGGGCGCACCAGAAAGTCACTTGTGCCGCTGGCGAAGGCGAGACCACCAGCGGCAGTTTCTCGCCGACGCTTGGCGGTTCGATCGGCATGGCAAGAGTGCCGGCCGGGTGCGGCAGCGAATGCGAGGTCGAAATTCGCGGCAGAGTCTTGCCTGCGAAAGTCAGCAAAACCACCTTCGTGCGCAATGGCAAGGCAGTTGTATAAGGAGTACACGATGAGCAATGTACCTGCGGATCTCAAATACAGTAGCGACCACGAATGGGTGCGCGTGCAAGACGATGGTTCTGCCGTTATCGGCATCACCGATCACGCCCAGGACGCGCTCGGCGACCTGGTCTTTATCGAGGCGCCGGAGGCTGGCAGCGTCTTTGCCAGTGGCGACGCCTTCGGCGTCGTCGAGTCGGTGAAGGCTGCGTCCGATGTACTCAGCCCGTTCAGCGGCGAGGTGCTGGGAGTTAATTCCGCGCTGGACGATACGCCGGAATTGGTGAATACGGATCCTTACGGCGATGGCTGGTTGATCCGCATGCAGCCTGGCGACGCGACCGAGCTGGATGGGCTGATGGACGCGGCGGCCTATGAGCAGTTCCTGGAAAAAGAAGCATAAAGGGCGGCCGGAGCAAAGATGCCATTCATACCGCACACCGATGATGACGTCGGCAAAATGCTCGCTGTAATCGGCGTCGAGTCGGTTGAAGATCTTTTTGACGAGATTCCTGACGAGCTGCGGATAAAGTCGCTGGATCGCGTGCCCGAGGCCGTCAGCGAAATGGAAATTGCGCGCCTGATGCAGGATCGGGCACGGATGGATAGCGGCGCGCTGAATTTCATCGGCGCGGGCGCTTACGAACACCATGTGCCGGCGGCGGTCTGGGAGATCGCCACCCGCGGCGAGTTTTACACCTCATATACGCCGTATCAGGCCGAAGCCAGCCAGGGGACGCTGCAGCTTATTTACGAATACCAGACCATGATGACCGGCCTGACCGGCATGGAAGTCTCCAACGCTTCGTTATATGACGGCGCCTCTGCGCTGGCGGAAGCCTGCCTGATGGCGGTGCGCGCCAACCGTGCGTCAAAATCCCGTCGCATTCTGATCGCCGGCGCCTTGCACCCGATGTATCGGCAAGTCGCCGAGGCGATCTGTGCCGCTCAGGAAATCGAGTTCATCGGTCTGCCGTTTTGCAGCGAAGGCGGCCACGCCGTCTTGCAATCGCTGGACGAATACAGCGGCGAAGACCTGACCGCCGTGATCGTGCAACAACCGAATTTCTTTGGCGTGCTGGAGGAGGTCGACGCGATCTCCGACTGGGCCCGGGCGCAAAAGGCGCTGACCATCGCGGTCGTCAACCCGACTTCGCTGGCCTTGCTGACGCCGCCCGGTGAATGGGGCGCAAAGGGTGCGGATATAGTCTGCGGCGAGGGCCAGCCGTTGGGCATTCCGTTGTCATCGGGCGGGCCATATTTTGGTTTCCTGACGACGCGCCAGGCGCTGGTTCGCCAGATGCCGGGCCGCCTGGTGGGGCGCACCGTCGATCTCGATGGCAAGCGCGGATTTACGCTGACCTTGCAGGCCAGGGAACAGCACATAAGGCGTTCCAAGGCTACCTCGAACATCTGCACCAACCAGGGGCTGATGGTCACCGCCGCGACCATATACATGAGCTTGCTGGGTGCGGAAGGCCTGGCCAGGGTCGCCGGCGCTGCGCACCGAAGAACTGGCGAGCTCTGTGCTGCATTGTGCGAACTGCCAGGCGTGGAACGCGTATTCAACAGGCCGTTTTTTCATGAAGTGGTCATTCGCCTGGACCGCCCGGTCGCACCGCTGCTGGACATCCTTGCGGAACAGGGAGTTCTCGGCGGACTGGATTTGAGCGCGTCACACCCGCAGCTGGGCAATGCCTTGTTATTGTGCGCGACCGAAACGAAAAGCGAAGCGGACATCGTCCGCTACCGCGATT
The DNA window shown above is from Pseudomonadota bacterium and carries:
- the gcvT gene encoding glycine cleavage system aminomethyltransferase GcvT, whose translation is MPDQTPLYDAHVALGARIVDFGGWNMPVNYGSQIEEHHAVRNDAGMFDVSHMTVVDLQGAAVRPFLSRLLANDVGKLREPGKALYSCMLNHDGGVIDDLIVYYLAEDWFRMVVNAATRDKDLAWIMAQASADGPTVSERDDLAMIAVQGPNARQKAAGVLPPEQAAAALALKPFSAAGIGELFIARTGYTGEDGWEIMLPAAAAAEFWGRLNQAGIHPCGLGARDTLRLEAGMNLYGNDMDESTTPLESALSWTVAFEPRDRDFIGRAALEKQQAEGVDRKLVGLLLEGRGVLRAHQKVTCAAGEGETTSGSFSPTLGGSIGMARVPAGCGSECEVEIRGRVLPAKVSKTTFVRNGKAVV
- the gcvH gene encoding glycine cleavage system protein GcvH — translated: MSNVPADLKYSSDHEWVRVQDDGSAVIGITDHAQDALGDLVFIEAPEAGSVFASGDAFGVVESVKAASDVLSPFSGEVLGVNSALDDTPELVNTDPYGDGWLIRMQPGDATELDGLMDAAAYEQFLEKEA
- the gcvPA gene encoding aminomethyl-transferring glycine dehydrogenase subunit GcvPA — protein: MPFIPHTDDDVGKMLAVIGVESVEDLFDEIPDELRIKSLDRVPEAVSEMEIARLMQDRARMDSGALNFIGAGAYEHHVPAAVWEIATRGEFYTSYTPYQAEASQGTLQLIYEYQTMMTGLTGMEVSNASLYDGASALAEACLMAVRANRASKSRRILIAGALHPMYRQVAEAICAAQEIEFIGLPFCSEGGHAVLQSLDEYSGEDLTAVIVQQPNFFGVLEEVDAISDWARAQKALTIAVVNPTSLALLTPPGEWGAKGADIVCGEGQPLGIPLSSGGPYFGFLTTRQALVRQMPGRLVGRTVDLDGKRGFTLTLQAREQHIRRSKATSNICTNQGLMVTAATIYMSLLGAEGLARVAGAAHRRTGELCAALCELPGVERVFNRPFFHEVVIRLDRPVAPLLDILAEQGVLGGLDLSASHPQLGNALLLCATETKSEADIVRYRDLLAEIIDQECAA